From the Microbacterium sp. W4I4 genome, one window contains:
- a CDS encoding DedA family protein, translating to MLHSLIQAPTALIPWLDPANIIQGAGAWALFVVCFIVFAETGLLIGFLLPGDTLLVISGLLTHTSDIFGLNIWVVALLIGLSAFVGGEVGYFIGHKGGPAVFERKESGLFSRKNVERTNAFFERFGGITIILARFVPIVRTFAPVAAGVGHMPWKRYSLYNLIGAVLWGFGLTMFGYLIAYIPWIRDLVVDYIDIILLLAVGGTAVVTLWHYLVERHKAKKAAAAGGDLETDAVEAQNLQLDAEVFDRAPDLDGDGNH from the coding sequence TTGCTTCACTCGCTGATTCAGGCGCCGACTGCGCTCATCCCCTGGCTCGATCCTGCCAACATCATCCAGGGCGCCGGCGCCTGGGCCCTGTTCGTGGTGTGCTTCATCGTCTTCGCTGAGACGGGTCTGCTGATCGGCTTCCTGCTGCCCGGCGACACGCTGCTGGTGATCTCTGGTCTGCTGACGCACACCAGCGATATCTTCGGCCTGAACATCTGGGTCGTCGCGCTGCTGATCGGCCTTTCCGCCTTCGTCGGCGGCGAGGTCGGGTACTTCATCGGTCACAAGGGCGGGCCGGCGGTGTTCGAGCGCAAGGAATCGGGCCTGTTCAGCCGTAAGAACGTCGAGCGCACCAACGCGTTCTTCGAGCGCTTCGGCGGCATCACGATCATCCTCGCCCGCTTCGTGCCGATCGTGCGCACCTTCGCGCCGGTGGCCGCGGGCGTGGGGCACATGCCCTGGAAGCGCTACTCGCTCTACAACCTCATCGGCGCGGTGCTCTGGGGCTTCGGCCTCACGATGTTCGGCTACCTGATCGCCTACATCCCGTGGATCCGCGACCTCGTCGTCGACTACATCGACATCATCCTGCTGCTGGCCGTCGGCGGCACCGCCGTCGTCACGCTCTGGCACTACCTCGTCGAGCGTCACAAGGCCAAGAAGGCGGCCGCCGCGGGCGGCGACCTCGAGACGGATGCCGTCGAGGCGCAGAACCTGCAGCTCGACGCCGAGGTCTTCGACCGCGCACCCGACCTGGACGGCGACGGCAACCACTAG
- a CDS encoding Ku protein: protein MRSIWKGAVTFGLVNVPVKVYSAIEDHDISLHQVHDEDGGRIRYQRVCEIDGKPVAYADIDRAYVDDDGQTVVLTKKDLEALPAEKSREIDVVEFVPTEQIDLMMLDRPYYLEPDSKSPKAYVLLRKTLEQTDRTAIVRFTLRQKTRLAALRVRGDVLVLQTLLWADEVREAAFPALDEDVKISKKELELASSLVDSYSSDFEPESFVDEYQKELRTLIDAKIEAGETFDVSETFAEEGEGTGGEVIDLMEALRASVEKSKAARKDAGQKADAEPADKKAGGKKKKAS, encoded by the coding sequence ATGAGGAGCATCTGGAAGGGCGCAGTGACCTTCGGCCTGGTGAATGTGCCGGTCAAGGTGTATTCGGCGATCGAGGACCATGACATCTCGCTGCACCAGGTGCATGACGAGGACGGCGGGCGCATCCGCTACCAGCGCGTCTGCGAGATCGACGGCAAGCCCGTCGCATACGCGGACATCGACCGCGCCTATGTCGACGACGACGGGCAGACGGTCGTGCTCACCAAGAAGGATCTCGAGGCGCTGCCGGCAGAGAAGAGCCGGGAGATCGACGTGGTGGAGTTCGTGCCCACCGAGCAGATCGACCTGATGATGCTGGACCGGCCGTACTATCTGGAACCCGACTCCAAGTCGCCGAAGGCGTACGTGCTGCTGCGCAAGACGCTCGAGCAGACCGACCGCACCGCGATCGTGCGGTTCACGCTGCGGCAGAAGACGCGCTTGGCGGCGCTGCGCGTGCGGGGCGATGTGCTGGTGCTGCAGACGCTGCTGTGGGCCGACGAGGTGCGCGAGGCGGCGTTCCCCGCGCTGGATGAGGACGTGAAGATCAGCAAGAAGGAGCTGGAGCTCGCGTCATCGCTGGTCGACAGCTACTCCAGCGACTTCGAACCGGAGTCGTTCGTCGACGAGTACCAGAAGGAGCTGCGGACCCTCATCGACGCGAAGATCGAGGCCGGTGAGACCTTCGACGTGTCCGAGACCTTCGCCGAGGAGGGCGAGGGCACCGGCGGCGAGGTCATCGACCTGATGGAGGCGCTGCGCGCCAGCGTGGAGAAGTCGAAGGCCGCACGCAAGGACGCAGGACAGAAGGCCGATGCCGAGCCGGCGGACAAGAAGGCAGGCGGAAAGAAGAAGAAGGCAAGCTGA